GACTTAATGCTTCAACCATAAGTGAAAAACCGCCACCTGATGTCGCAGTCATGGCTCTTACGCCTGTGAATGAAGCGCCTAAAGCCATGTTTAGCGCCGCAATTTCATCTTCCGCTTGCTCTACTACAATTTTGAATTTTTCTGACTTATTCAGCATGTATTGTAGTATTCCAGTTGAAGGTGTCATGGGATAGCCGCACATGAATTTGCACCCTGCTGCTAGAGCACCTAGTGCAAGGGCTTCGTTTCCACCTATCAGCATTCTCTTGTGGCCTTCAATAGGTTCTAATTCTAATGGCAGCTTTCCTTTAAAATTCTCCTTGGCGTATCTGTATCCTACCTCGGCTGCTTTGATGTTATTCTCAGCTACTTGTTTACTCTTTGCCTTAAAGATTTCTTTCAAGACTTCACCTAATATTTCGAAGTCATATTTGACAAGGCTGAGGGCTACTCCGATCGCCACAGTATTGCTAAATATCTTGTTATTGGCAGTCTCTTCAGCCAAGCGTTGAAAGGGAACAGCGAATTGAGAACGATCTTCCTTTTCGATCTTGGTCTTTTCTCCGTCGAATATTACTACTCCATTTTCAGTCAGAGCTTTTGTATGAATGTCAAGAGTTTCTTTGTTGAGTGCGATCAGTAAATCTACCTTTTCTGAAGTTCCGTAGACAGGATTATCGGAGACCCTGATATGGAAAAAGTTGTGCCCCCCTCTTATTCTAGACTCGTAGTCCTGAGAAGTATACACATATAGGTTCCCTCTTACAAATGTCTTTGCCAAGATGTATCCAACAGTCTGGATCCCTTGACCCGCTTCACCGCCCACTCGAAAGTTAATTTCAACCATATGTTTCAATTTATGCTCTTTAAAATATATAAATAATGAGTAAA
The Candidatus Methylarchaceae archaeon HK02M2 DNA segment above includes these coding regions:
- a CDS encoding 2-oxoacid:acceptor oxidoreductase family protein; its protein translation is MVEINFRVGGEAGQGIQTVGYILAKTFVRGNLYVYTSQDYESRIRGGHNFFHIRVSDNPVYGTSEKVDLLIALNKETLDIHTKALTENGVVIFDGEKTKIEKEDRSQFAVPFQRLAEETANNKIFSNTVAIGVALSLVKYDFEILGEVLKEIFKAKSKQVAENNIKAAEVGYRYAKENFKGKLPLELEPIEGHKRMLIGGNEALALGALAAGCKFMCGYPMTPSTGILQYMLNKSEKFKIVVEQAEDEIAALNMALGASFTGVRAMTATSGGGFSLMVEALS